TTGCTTGCCTTATGTGAGCATAGGCAACAAAGCCAAATATTCTCAGATTATCAAGGTTGGGGGAATGCTTTTGATTAGATTTCCTCAATAGGTAATAGTAACAACTTAAGTCTAAAACACCTTGGCAACTCCAATTGGGATCTCCACCGGGCACTTCCAGCTTTTGAAGTTTTCAAATGTTTCATCTTTAGTCTTATGAGGGCAGACCCACCTTGATATGTTGTTTGGACCTAGTAGGCCATCTTTGTATCAATTATTTTAGGACCTAGTAGTTCTGCTGACGCTGCTGACTccaagttcttttttttttccaaattctATTTTATTCAATTCCACCCACATCTTTTTGTGGtgttttgatttgatttattgttatttgaatttctagacatgatattattattaattatggttGTCTTTCATTATTGttgaattacaattttatttctgCGTATTTCTTTTGTCATAATGTATtgtatttctttctcttttgttttttctgccATGCTTCCACCATAATCCATTATAGCTTTCCATATATTTTCGTAGAAGATTTTTGGGGTCCTGGATAATTTATGTCATTCGATGTCCATAACATTGGTGAAGTTTATATGGACTGCAATTGCATGGATTTATGAAGTTTGTTCAAATTGATGAGACGGAACTTCTTGATCTATAATGGTTAATCCTTGgaagagagaaacaaagaagCTGTTTTAGAATATTAGAGTCAATTCGCAGTAATAGAGAAATTTAATATCAGATATGGTCTAATTCCAATCTTCAGATAAGATTTATTTCTTGTCTTGTAAGAAGATGAGATTATAGCTCTTATGTTCCCTTTTGGGTTTGTTCTTGTGCTCGATTTGGCAATGGTTATGGTGTTAGATTTTACGACCATTGAGATAATTGTAAGAGAACGAAACTTTGTCGTGAAAGTGGTTTAGCTTTTTTCAGACAAAATTGGGTTTGAAGCTTTCTACTGTTATAAGGATTTTAGCATTAAGGGTTGATGGCCTGATGGAACACCAACTAGTCTTTTTGTTGGTACGATGTCATTGAAGTGACATTTTACAGGCCTTTGACTGCtatcttttttgtgtttttgcttttgctttgTTTGGAGGAGCTTACTTTGAAGATTTACTTTTTGGTAGTGTTGAAACAAGACTCCTTCACTGCTTTcgtttttttgtgtttttgcttttgctttgTTTGTAGGAGCTTACTTTGAAGCTTTACTTTTTGGTAGTGTTGAAACAAGCTCcaatcagaagaaaaaaaaaaattgcagttttttttttctttttctttgccATACAATCTAGaaatatgttttcaaatttttagtaGTATTTTTTCATTTTGCCTGCTTGTACTTCATTTGGCTGGTATGGGCATGTTTTACATTTTAGCATCACCACTCGTCATTGTATATGAGAAGCACGTGGATCGTAATTATCTGCTGCCTTACATTTCCAGAGTATTGTTGCATGTCCTAGTAAAATACTTGCTAAAGTGAAACACTTTGTATCATTGAATATTGCAGTGACTGCTATTACTGATGGAAATTGGCAATCACTTGTGCTTGAAGCCGATACTCCTGTTCTGGTTGAATTCTGGGCTCCATGGTGCGGTCCCTGCCGAATGATCCACCCGATAATCGATGAACTGGCGAAGGAATATGTTGGTAAGCTGAAGTGTTACAAACTCAATACTGATGAGAGCCCTTCAACTGCCAGCCGTTATGGGATTCGAAGTATTCCCACTGTCATTATTTTCAAGAATGGTGAGAAGAAAGATACAGTTATTGGAGCTGTCCCCAAGACAACATTGACCTCTAGCATAGAAAAATTCCTGTGAGCAAATGAAAGTAAAGCTATTTTTCTCGTTAGCTTCCTCTCATCTAAGCCAAATATCAGGTTGGGattatttgtttcttaaataACCATTTGTGGTCCTGTATAGTTATGGATGCAAACCATATTTTCTGATTTCTTTAGATAATTATAGTTAACAATGTGTTGCGTAAATTTGCCATCTATTATAGCTCAAATTAAATCTATTTTGCATCTAGGCTCCCTGTTTCTTCAGTTCTTAACCGTTCATATTAGTGGCTGAAGATTATGTGGTCACGTGGGGTTACGAAACAAATTCTCATTAAAATgtagttgaaaataaaaatcttatcaAAATAAGTAATTGAATGTTTTATGTCTAtaccataatttaaaaatgtcgTGTGGTGTGATAATGCTCAAGTAAATTCCTTTAAGGATCTATCTGCTCATATGATTGACTTTACAATTGTTTCTCTGATTGATGGATGTGTTCACGAGTAAAACCTTTTTGATGCATAATCTCTAAAGCTCGCACCAATACATGGTTAATGGAAGTTCAATAGTAACATCCACATAAGCAGTACCATCATTGGTGGTAGTTCCTTCCGTCTAGGTTGGGACtgaataaaattgtattttctCCAAAGTGAAGTATGAAATCTATTTCATTCATGAGATACTTTGTAAATGGATGTGCCATGAGAGACCAAATGTTGCTTGGAGTGGGTGGTTAAACATTCTTGTCTCAACCAAGGTTGTGGTACAGATCACCCTTTGGGTGTGAAGTCAACACTTAGGAGCACATGACCCTTTTGTAGGTGGACTTAATACGAAGAGGAATTAATCA
This region of Vigna unguiculata cultivar IT97K-499-35 chromosome 5, ASM411807v1, whole genome shotgun sequence genomic DNA includes:
- the LOC114183184 gene encoding uncharacterized protein LOC114183184 produces the protein MATVQLQSLTLTRSSTLPSLTSPPIPVTARRNSAALPSYSGLRLRATVGIVFSTRAASRTAPRGGRIACEAQNTTVEVTAITDGNWQSLVLEADTPVLVEFWAPWCGPCRMIHPIIDELAKEYVGKLKCYKLNTDESPSTASRYGIRSIPTVIIFKNGEKKDTVIGAVPKTTLTSSIEKFL